One window of Acanthochromis polyacanthus isolate Apoly-LR-REF ecotype Palm Island chromosome 19, KAUST_Apoly_ChrSc, whole genome shotgun sequence genomic DNA carries:
- the dbf4b gene encoding uncharacterized protein dbf4b isoform X1: MQPQQYSNERGLLGKLCPGEKKLEGMTFYLDNVKKRPTVLLLEAISLLGGRVESFLHKDVSFVVTGSQEGLKEEKCVVTKGGAKGTSEEAKHSIKQKESGLSIDKPRQGTPRPVACGSRGKALLEKAIRNNERLHGNSVLSNARSWGVKILYVDDVLLYLKQLSRESFSARHRRPEKTNSKQSLPAVKAAALRSPYLKIEDLSRKYKPLHMQSMTFPSLCYLGRFSPFESPPPPRFEKRAEQGESKPREKKVESSTQDKSQTPLSCNPSPWRPRKKDVSYCECCHQPFTNLEEVGIFQNCSFSLRHKSFFARYLMWSSFWFLKHLQSDQHHTFALDPSNYSVVDQLVTEMFPGFDPNPSQESEETLNRPPTPLPVHDVLELEPLTDVETEHAVQALQRQESSFNTHISSPTRGPFSFGPASLSPGVQLTIPDPATLPADIQSFNPETDCQFPDIQLSSPAMPVLHIEPQTQDSLNLQLESQHLSPCHSASSRFPDPYSLPPVLSPQVHYSSYVMDTENPYSEPPVLSPQQYTTEETVEGQTCEMNTAESVSKFVSAVTDPLSSPLLISVPVTNAEGVKESNQERLVDFSGLACCIQGLKQTTLSSCRSRSLTRQSSVGPNPKKCCQSASPEHSCRKRRRTETFGGGSGCTAHRLKSAKSQSDNVTKTKDYLLFDKTSYQTVQSCPNLNASSTLNTCTVDMLGSKQTHTTFCFPTAQRFTPAPNQIDSVVDQSLNLLSSKAKVSDPPQHFPNDKSHRAFSSQDSQCSLSHSTSVCIESALIPDLATLCPSSSDSDWDCDLLSRLGLTSGTPPTPSEQNTELDKELLQKSCPWMHDTSYESHLHTVLQPSTPVASLRREEKEPSTFSRTVVQIVEVQH, translated from the exons GAAACGCCCTACAGTCCTGCTTTTGGAGGCCATATCTCTTCTAGGAGGG aggGTTGAGAGTTTCCTGCACAAGGATGTAAGCTTTGTTGTGACTGGAAGCCAGGAGGGCCTGAAGGAGGAGAAGTGTGTGGTTACCAAGGGAGGAGCAAAGGGGACCAGTGAAGAAGCCAAACATTCGATTAAGCAGAAGGAGAGTGGCCTCAGCATTGACAAACCCCGACAAGGAACTCCTCGACCAGTG GCTTGTGGCAGCCGAGGGAAAGCTCTGCTTGAAAAAGCTATTCGCAACAAT GAGCGACTGCATGGGAACAGTGTTTTGTCCAACGCTCGATCATGGGGAGTGAAGATTTTATACGTGGATG ATGTCCTTTTATATCTGAAACAGTTGTCTCGAGAGAGCTTCAGCGCTAGACATAGGAGGCCAGAG aagACTAACAGCAAGCAAAGTTTGCCTGCTGTCAAAG ctgcagctctgagatCTCCATATCTTAAAATTGAAGACTTGAGCAG AAAGTACAAGCCTTTGCATATGCAGTCCATGACGTTCCCCTCTCTGTGCTACTTGGGTCGATTCAGTCCCTTTgaatctcctcctcctcctcggttTGAAAAACGAGCAGAGCAAGGAGAAAGTAAACCAAG GGAAAAGAAAGTTGAAAGCAGCACTCAGGACAAATCCCAAACCCCGCTCAGCTGTAACCCTTCACCTTGGCGGCCACGCAAAAAGGATGTGTCTTACTGCGAATGCTGTCATCAACCCTTCACTAATCTGGAGGAGGTGGGAATCTTTCAGAATTGCTCTTTCTCGTTACGACATAAGAGTTTTTTTGCTCGGTATTTAATGTGGTcatctttttggttcttgaagcaCTTACAGTCTGACCAGCACCACACCTTTGCGCTGGATCCCTCGAACTACAGCGTGGTGGATCAACtggtgactgaaatgtttccgGGATTTGACCCCAATCCTTCTCAGGAatcagaggaaacactgaacag ACCACCAACTCCTTTGCCTGTCCATGATGTCCTCGAACTGGAGCCTCTTACTGATGTTGAGACGGAACATGCTGTTCAGGCCCTGCAGAGACAAGAGTCATCATTCAATACTCACATTTCCAGCCCTACTAGAGGTCCTTTTTCCTTTGGCCCTGCCAGTCTATCACCAGGAGTTCAGCTTACCATCCCAGATCCAGCCACTCTACCTGCTGACATTCAGTCTTTCAATCCTGAGACAGACTGCCAGTTCCCTGATATCCAACTATCAAGCCCAGCCATGCCTGTACTGCACATTGAACCACAAACCCAGGACTCACTCAACTTACAGCTGGAATCTCAGCATCTGTCCCCTTGCCACAGTGCTTCTTCTCGCTTCCCTGACCCATACTCCCTGCCTCCGGTCCTGAGCCCACAAGTTCACTATTCCTCCTACGTTATGGACACAGAAAATCCTTATTCAGAGCCccctgtcctcagtcctcaacAGTACACCACAGAGGAGACTGTGGAAGGACAGACTTGTGAAATGAACACTGCAGAGAGTGTGTCCAAATTTGTCTCAGCTGTCACAGATCCTCTCTCCAGCCCACTTCTCATCTCTGTGCCTGTGACCAATGCAGAGGGAGTGAAGGAATCAAACCAAGAACGTCTTGTTGATTTCAGTGGACTTGCATGTTGTATACAGGGTTTGAAACAGACCACGCTGTCGTCATGTAGATCTCGTTCCCTTACTCGACAGTCATCTGTGGGACCAAACCCCAAAAAGTGCTGTCAATCTGCCAGCCCTGAACACAGCTgcagaaaaaggaggaggacaGAAACATTTGGAGGTGGTAGTGGCTGTACTGCACACAGGCTTAAATctgcaaaatcacaaagtgaCAATGTGACAAAGACCAAGGACTATTTATTATTTGACAAGACCTCTTATCAGACAGTACAATCTTGTCCTAATTTAAATGCCTCTTCAACATTAAATACATGCACTGTGGACATGCTTGGTTCAAAACAGACTCACACCACCTTTTGTTTTCCTACTGCACAGAGATTCACTCCGGCACCAAATCAAATTGACTCTGTTGTCGATCAGTCATTAAACCTGCTGTCCTCAAAAGCAAAGGTGTCTGATCCTCCACAGCACTTCCCCAATGATAAATCTCACCGTGCATTTTCCAGTCAAGACTCGCAGTGCTCACTATCCCACTCTACCTCGGTCTGTATCGAGTCAGCCCTCATCCCAGACCTGGCCACGCTGTGTCCATCATCATCAGATTCTGACTGGGACTGTGACCTGCTGTCACGGTTGGGTCTAACCTCAGGTACGCCCCCGACGCCCTCTGAGCAGAACACTGAGCTCGATAAAGAACTGCTCCAGAAGTCGTGTCCCTGGATGCACGACACCAGCTACGAGTCACATCTGCACACTGTCCTTCAGCCATCAACCCCAGTTGCCTCACTACGCAGGGAAGAAAAGGAACCTTCAACATTTTCCAGAACTGTGGTACAGATTGTTGAGGTGCAGCActga
- the dbf4b gene encoding uncharacterized protein dbf4b isoform X2: MQPQQYSNERGLLGKLCPGEKKLEGMTFYLDNVKKRPTVLLLEAISLLGGRVESFLHKDVSFVVTGSQEGLKEEKCVVTKGGAKGTSEEAKHSIKQKESGLSIDKPRQGTPRPVACGSRGKALLEKAIRNNERLHGNSVLSNARSWGVKILYVDDVLLYLKQLSRESFSARHRRPEKTNSKQSLPAVKAAALRSPYLKIEDLSRKYKPLHMQSMTFPSLCYLGRFSPFESPPPPRFEKRAEQGESKPREKKVESSTQDKSQTPLSCNPSPWRPRKKDVSYCECCHQPFTNLEEHLQSDQHHTFALDPSNYSVVDQLVTEMFPGFDPNPSQESEETLNRPPTPLPVHDVLELEPLTDVETEHAVQALQRQESSFNTHISSPTRGPFSFGPASLSPGVQLTIPDPATLPADIQSFNPETDCQFPDIQLSSPAMPVLHIEPQTQDSLNLQLESQHLSPCHSASSRFPDPYSLPPVLSPQVHYSSYVMDTENPYSEPPVLSPQQYTTEETVEGQTCEMNTAESVSKFVSAVTDPLSSPLLISVPVTNAEGVKESNQERLVDFSGLACCIQGLKQTTLSSCRSRSLTRQSSVGPNPKKCCQSASPEHSCRKRRRTETFGGGSGCTAHRLKSAKSQSDNVTKTKDYLLFDKTSYQTVQSCPNLNASSTLNTCTVDMLGSKQTHTTFCFPTAQRFTPAPNQIDSVVDQSLNLLSSKAKVSDPPQHFPNDKSHRAFSSQDSQCSLSHSTSVCIESALIPDLATLCPSSSDSDWDCDLLSRLGLTSGTPPTPSEQNTELDKELLQKSCPWMHDTSYESHLHTVLQPSTPVASLRREEKEPSTFSRTVVQIVEVQH, encoded by the exons GAAACGCCCTACAGTCCTGCTTTTGGAGGCCATATCTCTTCTAGGAGGG aggGTTGAGAGTTTCCTGCACAAGGATGTAAGCTTTGTTGTGACTGGAAGCCAGGAGGGCCTGAAGGAGGAGAAGTGTGTGGTTACCAAGGGAGGAGCAAAGGGGACCAGTGAAGAAGCCAAACATTCGATTAAGCAGAAGGAGAGTGGCCTCAGCATTGACAAACCCCGACAAGGAACTCCTCGACCAGTG GCTTGTGGCAGCCGAGGGAAAGCTCTGCTTGAAAAAGCTATTCGCAACAAT GAGCGACTGCATGGGAACAGTGTTTTGTCCAACGCTCGATCATGGGGAGTGAAGATTTTATACGTGGATG ATGTCCTTTTATATCTGAAACAGTTGTCTCGAGAGAGCTTCAGCGCTAGACATAGGAGGCCAGAG aagACTAACAGCAAGCAAAGTTTGCCTGCTGTCAAAG ctgcagctctgagatCTCCATATCTTAAAATTGAAGACTTGAGCAG AAAGTACAAGCCTTTGCATATGCAGTCCATGACGTTCCCCTCTCTGTGCTACTTGGGTCGATTCAGTCCCTTTgaatctcctcctcctcctcggttTGAAAAACGAGCAGAGCAAGGAGAAAGTAAACCAAG GGAAAAGAAAGTTGAAAGCAGCACTCAGGACAAATCCCAAACCCCGCTCAGCTGTAACCCTTCACCTTGGCGGCCACGCAAAAAGGATGTGTCTTACTGCGAATGCTGTCATCAACCCTTCACTAATCTGGAGGAG caCTTACAGTCTGACCAGCACCACACCTTTGCGCTGGATCCCTCGAACTACAGCGTGGTGGATCAACtggtgactgaaatgtttccgGGATTTGACCCCAATCCTTCTCAGGAatcagaggaaacactgaacag ACCACCAACTCCTTTGCCTGTCCATGATGTCCTCGAACTGGAGCCTCTTACTGATGTTGAGACGGAACATGCTGTTCAGGCCCTGCAGAGACAAGAGTCATCATTCAATACTCACATTTCCAGCCCTACTAGAGGTCCTTTTTCCTTTGGCCCTGCCAGTCTATCACCAGGAGTTCAGCTTACCATCCCAGATCCAGCCACTCTACCTGCTGACATTCAGTCTTTCAATCCTGAGACAGACTGCCAGTTCCCTGATATCCAACTATCAAGCCCAGCCATGCCTGTACTGCACATTGAACCACAAACCCAGGACTCACTCAACTTACAGCTGGAATCTCAGCATCTGTCCCCTTGCCACAGTGCTTCTTCTCGCTTCCCTGACCCATACTCCCTGCCTCCGGTCCTGAGCCCACAAGTTCACTATTCCTCCTACGTTATGGACACAGAAAATCCTTATTCAGAGCCccctgtcctcagtcctcaacAGTACACCACAGAGGAGACTGTGGAAGGACAGACTTGTGAAATGAACACTGCAGAGAGTGTGTCCAAATTTGTCTCAGCTGTCACAGATCCTCTCTCCAGCCCACTTCTCATCTCTGTGCCTGTGACCAATGCAGAGGGAGTGAAGGAATCAAACCAAGAACGTCTTGTTGATTTCAGTGGACTTGCATGTTGTATACAGGGTTTGAAACAGACCACGCTGTCGTCATGTAGATCTCGTTCCCTTACTCGACAGTCATCTGTGGGACCAAACCCCAAAAAGTGCTGTCAATCTGCCAGCCCTGAACACAGCTgcagaaaaaggaggaggacaGAAACATTTGGAGGTGGTAGTGGCTGTACTGCACACAGGCTTAAATctgcaaaatcacaaagtgaCAATGTGACAAAGACCAAGGACTATTTATTATTTGACAAGACCTCTTATCAGACAGTACAATCTTGTCCTAATTTAAATGCCTCTTCAACATTAAATACATGCACTGTGGACATGCTTGGTTCAAAACAGACTCACACCACCTTTTGTTTTCCTACTGCACAGAGATTCACTCCGGCACCAAATCAAATTGACTCTGTTGTCGATCAGTCATTAAACCTGCTGTCCTCAAAAGCAAAGGTGTCTGATCCTCCACAGCACTTCCCCAATGATAAATCTCACCGTGCATTTTCCAGTCAAGACTCGCAGTGCTCACTATCCCACTCTACCTCGGTCTGTATCGAGTCAGCCCTCATCCCAGACCTGGCCACGCTGTGTCCATCATCATCAGATTCTGACTGGGACTGTGACCTGCTGTCACGGTTGGGTCTAACCTCAGGTACGCCCCCGACGCCCTCTGAGCAGAACACTGAGCTCGATAAAGAACTGCTCCAGAAGTCGTGTCCCTGGATGCACGACACCAGCTACGAGTCACATCTGCACACTGTCCTTCAGCCATCAACCCCAGTTGCCTCACTACGCAGGGAAGAAAAGGAACCTTCAACATTTTCCAGAACTGTGGTACAGATTGTTGAGGTGCAGCActga